The genome window CGAGGTCCACAAACTGGAAAATGTGACGTAGCGAATTATTGTAAGAGAGTAACAGATATGCAGGAAGTTTCAAGTTACTGCAAAACAGGTAAATTAATACATCCTCTTCATGTTAAATCCTCTTGATTATAACCACTTTGCCTTCTGAAGTGTACAAACACTTACGTATTTGCACACAGTATATTAATCTCTACGTTTTACCCAATATGAAAACACTATCAGTTGCTGTACATTCATGGGAATGACTTTCAAGCACATGTAATGAAGCATGAAATAGAAGTCACAGGTTAAAATGACCTTTAAAAACAGGCATGGTACTGTGTATTACAAAAAGCAAGTCTTTCAAATAGCATATAAAATAACCACAAAGGACTACTCACCATGTCATATGCTGTTACAATCTTTTTCAAGACCTCTGGAACAATCCCTTGGAGCTCCATAGTCGGATACTGATCATTGAGATTCAGTACTACCAAGGGTGTATTATCAGGCCCAACCAAGCGCGTAGACACTGCCAAAATGCACTGCATAAGATTTGCTACAGGAGAGAGGCCACATAATTCTTTGAATGAAACTACTGCAttctgcaaaaaggaaagaaagagttcCCTTTACAGTTAAATGTGAATTTTAACATCTCATTCTTTCAGGATAAAATACTTCACTGTTATAGTTGAGCTACAATCTGGAAttgccacagcttttccctgaAGAACTTTCCAAAGCAACCAATATTACACATATATTTtaccaaaaatgttaaaaattcaaacagaatttaatacttgccacaggaaaaaaaaaaatctattttgaacAAGTATGTCTGGTCCCTATCGCTACTAAAATTAACCATGTAAATAAATTAACTCTAAAACAGCCTGcctatatattttgaaaaattctaaaagacattttgaagtagtttttaaaatgccaccaacagaaacaaaatattaggTGCTGAATGTCCAAATAAGCAAAGTGAAGTGGAAGGAGGAATTCAGCCCATTTGTAACTTTAAGCATACCTGAACTATAGTCCAGACGTGCTGTGGATCTGCTGGCTCCCATTTGGTGTGATTCACAAACCCAGCACTCCACTACTGATGTCATTCCTACCACAGCATCACACTTAAGTgaatttttaaggtattttaatataaataccAATTTTGTACCTTTCCCTAAAATTTATTACAGTTGTATTTCATATCCAATATGGTAGAATATAAAACCATACATTTAAACTTGAAGAAAATTTCCAGTATTAGAAATACAATGTGACTCCAAGTAGCCACTGAAATTCCATGATGGGAATATTCTCAGCACTGTAATGAATTTAGGATTTTTGTACCAAGTGGGAGCTGGTGATCTCTGGCAGGTCTGGAGTTTGTGTTCCtgtaggaaacaaaaacaaaaaaatggtaTATTTAAGTTACAAATGTGCTTCAGTTCTCCTTTCTCTCAGGTCTTACCCAAGTGGGGTACCTGACTAGTTTTAGGacacagattttcattttaacaaaaacCACTTTCCATCTTGCTGGTATGGAAAGACTCATTTGTGGACAAACTTCTTAGAGAGACATAATGCCAATCTTAATGCAAGCAGGAATCAAACATGAAATATATTGATGTCCTTTAATGGGTCACAATACCCAAAGTAGACTTCAAAATATCTACATATAGCATATTCATGCAAAGTTATGTGAATACTAAGTTACACCTACTACAGTGACTTACAGTGTACTTTAACTCTAGTTAATGTTTAGTAGCATCTCATAAATGtccaggaaacagaaaatacttcttaTAGCTGGACTATACCTTAATGACACAACAATTACAAAGTTGAATAAACAGACATTGGGAAGTCTACTCAAACAGATTTTGTTTGAGATAAACATCACGTGTAAGGCATTATGAAGAATTTTACAGAGAGGTAAACAAGGACCCAGGGAACATACATATATTAACTAATGTCAGGCAGGACAGAACTATGGTTATAACTCTTGCTTTTGGACTTCCAACCCTATGTCCGGAGACTATCCCTCACACTGTCAAGAAATTCAGACATGCAACATCATACCCACTTTAATCACTCATGCTATACTGTTATCAGTGATGAATGTGTAACAACAAGTTATGACAACAGCTTTTGTCATGGTAATGTAGTAccttacaaggaagaaaaaaaggctagtTATGTGTACACAGATTTAGAGAAACCATTAAACTCACTACTGcatgctatctttttttttcttcttccaccttatattttaaacaaaacccttTGCTCTTTATTATCCATCTTGTGGGGACATTATGTATTTCTGTATCATAAAAATCATAACAACTTATAACACAAAATTTCAATGATATGGAAATTAAACAAATCTCGCATTCCCTGACATACGTTGGCATTTATTTTGAGTGGTTTATTCACTTTTATTAGCCATAAACCCTTTAGTTACGCAGTTTAAATTATGCACATTATACAATCTGTCAGTAAAGCTATGCAAAACTAATATTCCCTCATGAACCTAAAATATCTTCTTCATAGCATTTTGAGAGATGATAATGACGAATTTAGTTGATAGCACAACTTTCAAActgacagaataaaataaataaaataccttgTAATACCTCATATTCAAAGAAACCACACTGTAGAGCCTGTTTTCAATTATATCAGTTCCGGTAAAAAGTTTAAAGTAGCTACAAAAACTGtatgttttcactgttttcactGTTTCCTCAAATCTTAGGTTCAACTCTTCCCTGAAATGTATCTTAAAATACAGTATCCTTTATATGACAGAATTCTAGCGTGCAACAGGTTAACTACAGGTTAAAGTTCACTTTCTATGTAGCCCATAATGTGAAACACTTATAAGTCAAAATATCATCTCTGCATTTTTTAACCATCTTTAGTATAGCAGTTCTATACACCAAGCGGAACGGGAAAGCTTCGTAATGCCGTACTAAATTCTCCtttcatatgaagaaaaaatattttttttactattatacAATGTATTACTATTAAAATCTCTTCAGTATTAGATCATTCATGAAGAAAATTTGTCTACACTGATGTGACTTTAAAATCCAGAATCAAGTCTGAGACATTTCCTTTAATCGGTTTCCCCTTAACGTTACATAAGAGTGAGAGGATTTAATAGGTCACTTCATTTGAAATGACTGCTGAATTTTATTGATCACCGCTAGTATTCCATCACAAGTTTATAGACAGCTAAAtgctttattaaataaaacacaattttacAGCTCACTTTAATCTATGTCTAAAAGGGTTTATTTACCTGGAATCTTCACTAGAATCTccaaaaaagtacatttttgaaGTGGGATCTCTCAGGTTCCACAAAAACAAACACCTCAGCCTGtactttttcctgaaattcaATGTGTTTACTAAATGTAACCTTCAAGGTAAGGTAGTTTCTTCTAGAGGATGTCTTCTAATACCTTAGCACTAATTCCATGTATTTCTAACATACAGTTGGTAGGAAGAATCACGGAAAGCAAAGGGTCTTTCTGGAAGTGCTGCCTTCTGTTGggaattaaggaaaaataaaagctatgctAAACATACTTTCAGGTACAAGAAGGTTTTAATAAGCAGCAAAGTCTCCTTTTTCTATCATCTGTATTTTCCTCCTGCACTTCCATTTAACTTAACTGCTTAAAACTAAAATATTGCTGTACTTTCCTCTAGTGTATACCTAACATTCCTGCAAAGACATAGGACAAGTCAACAGGCTTGAGTTCTAACACTGGAGTCATATTTCCAGTTCAAATTCGAGGAAATATGCATATGCATCCAAGGTCACCTCAGCAGATGGTATCACCTAAAAGGTTCCTCTGACgtaatctatttttaaagctgttcagCATCAGACCCAATTAACCTAACTTACAAAATGCAGGCAGACTCTAAACAACACATATTCCATATGCATTGTAATACAAAAATACACTTCACAATTGATAAATTCATCGTAAGAACTGTACCTGCATATTTTCTCTCAAATCCGTGGCATCCCGAATAGGCTGGAGAGCATTCTTGAACACTTCATCTATTGTTTTAATCCATAATGTTCTCATAGAAGCATATTCCCTTGATTTCTTGCCCTTCCTCACAGAGAGGCCCCGTTTATGAGGTTTCCCACCACCCCTTCGATTAGTAATGGCCACATGCACAAACAAGGAAGCATGTGCTAAAATTTCACCAGTTAAAGACTGCAGAGGAACGTGCCGGTAACCAGTCTGTAGACACTCAAAGGGAATAGTGTATTGCCCAATAAACTCATCGCCAATGTAATCATCATCCAGTACTACAAAACGCACCATAGCTAGTTCTGGcaaatttatttgaaattcaaaacTTTCATCAAAAATAGGATTATCCCCATTCTGATGCATAGTTTTCGTCCTTTGCTCTGCACAGTCGGCAGGGATTCCATGTATTTCAACATAGACATAAGGATCCACAACATCACCTTTGGCACCTGATCCTTTGGGTTTAGGAAAGTTTTGCCCACTAATGATTTTAACATGAAGCAGCTGAGGTGAAACTCCAGGCACAGTGTCTTTCGTATTCGCGCTGAAGAAGGATACTTCTTCTCTCATGATAGCAGGACGAAGGACGTAGCCACAGTTTCCATTTTGTCGAAACCAACCAATATTAAGATCCATCATTAAGCCAGGCGTCTGAAAGTTCATTGCTACTATCTGACAACCACATTTCCAAAAGTCCTGGGGATTCATATTACTCGAGTCAATCCTCATAGGACTGGGGAAAACTCTGGCAAGAAAACGTTTGTTATAATTTACAAAGTCTCCTGGGTTTTCATTGGCATATTTGCTCGCAAGCACTTCGTTAAACGAGCACACTTCCCAGTACTTCTGGAGCTGAAATGAAACCTGAAACTCTTTGAACTGAACCGATTTACATATGCTTACCAACTCAGAGAGTTCTTTGCAGAGCTGAAATCGTTTCCCCGTCATCGAGTTTTGGTGTTCTACCCCTTCTTTTCCCACTCTCTGTGACATTTCAGCTCCTTCATCTTCATCTGTAACATCTCCCTCTAGTCCGGAACAATTAGAGGAAAGCTTCTTTGCTTTAATTAGTATTTTCCCTTTAAGTGATTCCGGTGATGGAAGATAAGACTCTTCAATGTTTGGAGACTGTGTATGTAGTTTGTCCCCCAAAATTTTCTTCATGTGTTGCACCATCACTTTCTGCTGCTTAATAGAACAATGATTTTCTAAACACAAAATAAGAGGGTATTCTGAAGCAAAAAATGCGTACTTGTTAATAATATCAATCACACTACGGAAGACAATCTGTGATGTCATTGTATGCCCCGTGTAAATCACAGGCTCATTGTCCGGACCATCCCATACATCCAGTTCGACACTTCGACAACCCATTTTAAGAGCGCGAATGTAACCTGTGATGTCAGAAGGCCCTCGAAACTGATCCTCTATCAAGTATGTATTATGAGATGAATTTATAAAATAATGAGATAAAGGTTGTTTCATATCTTGACAAACTTTTTTATGTTCCGGATCAAATATGTGGCAGTCCGGGGAAGTAAGGTAATTCGTAAACCCATCTATAGAAAGACAACCCTTCTCCTGTCCCTCTTTGGCTGGCTcatatttctgaataatttcaaGGCTTATTTCTTCCGTGACAAGTGCCATACCCTGTTCTGCTTCTAAAAACATCATGAGGTCCTTGGTATCTAGGAATTCTTTATTGCTTGAAAACTGAACCAATAGGAAATAGATTTCAGGTCTGGTACAAAGCTCATGAAAAACTTCAATAAACTCTTCTTTTGTTACTTCAGTACCAGTTTTTTCCTTGGATCTATGTAACTCCTTGAATTTTAGttcaattttattaatttttaaaccagGATTTAAGTCTTTTATAAACTGTACAGCATTACACAGGGGTATATGTCCCAAATTATCTACATCTGATTCACTGAACATTTGTGAAAGCCATGAAGTCCGCATATTATCTTGAGTACTTTCTATCATATCTAGAGTATGCTTCCCATAAGAAATCAGGTATCTTAAGCCAGTAACCCAAATATTTGCAATGTCTGCTGAGTTAGCAACAAGATCTAGTGACTCGTAGTTTTCTCCATATATAATTGAAAATGCACAGTCTTCTGATATCTGATCATATATTCCATTACTGcgaaaaatatctgtattttttcctgttcttacttCTTTGATTGATTTAATATCAATCTTTGCTTTTTCAGAATCCTTTTTTGAAGGTTCCCAGCGTAGAGACTGCATATCTGCATCTAAAAGAAAGTATCGGTGATACACCCTTGAGTTGGATCGAATCTTTTTGAGCTCAGAGCCTTCAACCATCGCATTTATACAGTCACTTGCGCTGCTGATCTTTTTCTCAGTTGGCATACTGCTAAACGACACAGTCTTTTTCCGTTCTCGCTTTTGTTTCGTACCATCCTGGtgaacaaagggggaaaaaaagaaaacatgaatcaGTATGATTTTGCTCAACATTGAAATAGGTTCCAACTTACAGCTGAAAGTTCATTAAGTAGTTCAAAAAGGTCCAGCATACGTGTGATGACCAGTGAGACAGAAATTCAtatcagaataaaagaaaatactgataaTGGCTTAATGCTTGTTCTTGCCTGTGTAAGTCATCTTCTAGGGTCtttttttttagcaagttttgaatgctaatgaaataataatgatgtataaatgcattttattttatcagtaaTAACCTATTTACAGAGATAACAGGTTCTACAGCCAAGGCAGTAGGAAGTAAGCTTTCCTCTGAGTCCTTATACAGTCCTACAGAAACTAGCTGAACTTTGTCAGTACAGAATATCATGGCTTTAATATCATGCTGACAGGGTCCTCATGAACACCAGAGAAATATTAATACACACTTAACACATAAAATCCATAGGACATGACCACTAaacgaaaggaaaaaaatatgaagaaaaaataatataatttagcCAACTCTACTTGCTGTTTGTATTAATTCAAACTAGTGCAAATAAATGAATAACAGATCGCTTAAGTATAATCAATGTCATGAGAAAGAACTGAATTTAtggaaactgtggttttgttatctgcattttctgagactgaaaaaaatgctgtgttttggggtttttttaaaagcatcgtGTGTCTTGATAAGCTAATTTCAGTCCAAAATAATACTTTCATGATATAATCTTTGTATATTAGAGATCGTATTTAGAAGTGTTCTTCTTATATTCCAGAACTGCTCAAAAAATACGTTTCCAGCTTTATACAAAAAGAATGTTGATTCTTCTTCAAATAGTTTTCCATTTGAAGTATGTTCCAGTGCAAATCAGCATTGCTTACATggcagaaaggagagagaaagaaaactgcaacGCTGAACAGATGTTCAAATAAAAACCATCCATTAAAGAACACATTTCCAGTTCAGGGCATATGTACtgtatgtttaattttattaaattaaaaatgtagtgTTCTGgttttctaatttaatttataaGCATCTGAAAAGCCTTTCATTGAAAACAATGATTACTAAAGTATGCAGGCTTAATATTTGCTGTTCCGTGTTTGAGAAAATTAATCAACAATAAGATTCTTGCACCTTTAATGACAGCACAATTTGCTTTATCCAAGTTCTCAAGGGACCAGTAAAAGTGAATAATAACCCTACAGAGGACTGTTTTATTTCTAACTCCAGATCAAACACCTGCAATAGATACTGCACAGGGTTGACTTGGAATCTCACTACGTGTAGTTTGGGCATAAGactgcttttaaacaaaagcaaatttctttaattaaaaaaaaataataaattacaaatgtgatttttgtttacaaagatttttgttctattttaagcCTAGCTTCTTGTCTGGCTACCTGTCTTATCTACATCTCCTAACCTGAGAAAGTGGCAAGGGACAGCCCCACAGAAACATTCCTGTCCTGTATTTTAGGATTTGGAATGAAGCATGCTGAAACTCCTTAATGCTCCTGATTTCTCAGTCACAGATCTGGGAGGGGAATATATTTCTTGAACTCTTCAGTGAAAGACAGCTGACAGATAACCTCCTGACCCCAGAACTATCAAGGCCTGGAAGTATGACCTTGCCTGACCACAATCAGTATTTACCAAACACAAGGAATGTCTGTGCCTTTCTCTATGATCATGATTGTGTCTGATCCAAGACACTGTAtggcaagggaggaaaaaaaatctgccatttaTTGATGTCATCTCATGTAAATAGCTCCACCTCAATGCAACTCCATTCCCAACTCTAGTTACCTAAAGACTGAATTGGAGTTTACACATGTTGATCAGAGGAATAATTCAATCTACCACACCTGCAAGACTATTTTGCTTGCCTGCCAGATGAATTTGAAGCCAATTTGACAGTATTCTGCATTTCTGCAGGGTAAAGCAACCTCACCACTTGGCTTATTCATATAAAACCTGCTGGTGGTAGACATCACTGTCTGAATGTGACGACCGTggagaaaaattttaaaattaaaaattaaagagttCCTCACAGCTCTGAACTCCAGAATATCCTTGAGAAGTTTTGCCTTCTCCAGAGATCAATGACCCTGAGCTA of Rissa tridactyla isolate bRisTri1 chromosome 2, bRisTri1.patW.cur.20221130, whole genome shotgun sequence contains these proteins:
- the PLCL2 gene encoding inactive phospholipase C-like protein 2 isoform X2, translated to MAEFGSGGGTGGGGLPSSPGPVQGKVAFKAGDGEGGGGGGGGGGGGSGRSRFDSAGSRVSNGDCALAGAGEEPGSAPPASPESSGKEKGFSTSQQREGKPGIPRRSSIIKDGTKQKRERKKTVSFSSMPTEKKISSASDCINAMVEGSELKKIRSNSRVYHRYFLLDADMQSLRWEPSKKDSEKAKIDIKSIKEVRTGKNTDIFRSNGIYDQISEDCAFSIIYGENYESLDLVANSADIANIWVTGLRYLISYGKHTLDMIESTQDNMRTSWLSQMFSESDVDNLGHIPLCNAVQFIKDLNPGLKINKIELKFKELHRSKEKTGTEVTKEEFIEVFHELCTRPEIYFLLVQFSSNKEFLDTKDLMMFLEAEQGMALVTEEISLEIIQKYEPAKEGQEKGCLSIDGFTNYLTSPDCHIFDPEHKKVCQDMKQPLSHYFINSSHNTYLIEDQFRGPSDITGYIRALKMGCRSVELDVWDGPDNEPVIYTGHTMTSQIVFRSVIDIINKYAFFASEYPLILCLENHCSIKQQKVMVQHMKKILGDKLHTQSPNIEESYLPSPESLKGKILIKAKKLSSNCSGLEGDVTDEDEGAEMSQRVGKEGVEHQNSMTGKRFQLCKELSELVSICKSVQFKEFQVSFQLQKYWEVCSFNEVLASKYANENPGDFVNYNKRFLARVFPSPMRIDSSNMNPQDFWKCGCQIVAMNFQTPGLMMDLNIGWFRQNGNCGYVLRPAIMREEVSFFSANTKDTVPGVSPQLLHVKIISGQNFPKPKGSGAKGDVVDPYVYVEIHGIPADCAEQRTKTMHQNGDNPIFDESFEFQINLPELAMVRFVVLDDDYIGDEFIGQYTIPFECLQTGYRHVPLQSLTGEILAHASLFVHVAITNRRGGGKPHKRGLSVRKGKKSREYASMRTLWIKTIDEVFKNALQPIRDATDLRENMQEHKLQTCQRSPAPTWYKNPKFITVLRIFPSWNFSGYLESHCISNTGNFLQV
- the PLCL2 gene encoding inactive phospholipase C-like protein 2 isoform X1; translation: MAEFGSGGGTGGGGLPSSPGPVQGKVAFKAGDGEGGGGGGGGGGGGSGRSRFDSAGSRVSNGDCALAGAGEEPGSAPPASPESSGKEKGFSTSQQREGKPGIPRRSSIIKDGTKQKRERKKTVSFSSMPTEKKISSASDCINAMVEGSELKKIRSNSRVYHRYFLLDADMQSLRWEPSKKDSEKAKIDIKSIKEVRTGKNTDIFRSNGIYDQISEDCAFSIIYGENYESLDLVANSADIANIWVTGLRYLISYGKHTLDMIESTQDNMRTSWLSQMFSESDVDNLGHIPLCNAVQFIKDLNPGLKINKIELKFKELHRSKEKTGTEVTKEEFIEVFHELCTRPEIYFLLVQFSSNKEFLDTKDLMMFLEAEQGMALVTEEISLEIIQKYEPAKEGQEKGCLSIDGFTNYLTSPDCHIFDPEHKKVCQDMKQPLSHYFINSSHNTYLIEDQFRGPSDITGYIRALKMGCRSVELDVWDGPDNEPVIYTGHTMTSQIVFRSVIDIINKYAFFASEYPLILCLENHCSIKQQKVMVQHMKKILGDKLHTQSPNIEESYLPSPESLKGKILIKAKKLSSNCSGLEGDVTDEDEGAEMSQRVGKEGVEHQNSMTGKRFQLCKELSELVSICKSVQFKEFQVSFQLQKYWEVCSFNEVLASKYANENPGDFVNYNKRFLARVFPSPMRIDSSNMNPQDFWKCGCQIVAMNFQTPGLMMDLNIGWFRQNGNCGYVLRPAIMREEVSFFSANTKDTVPGVSPQLLHVKIISGQNFPKPKGSGAKGDVVDPYVYVEIHGIPADCAEQRTKTMHQNGDNPIFDESFEFQINLPELAMVRFVVLDDDYIGDEFIGQYTIPFECLQTGYRHVPLQSLTGEILAHASLFVHVAITNRRGGGKPHKRGLSVRKGKKSREYASMRTLWIKTIDEVFKNALQPIRDATDLRENMQNAVVSFKELCGLSPVANLMQCILAVSTRLVGPDNTPLVVLNLNDQYPTMELQGIVPEVLKKIVTAYDMMIQTIRTLVENTDSLYEKIVQCQKAAMEFHENLHNIGAREGLKERKLQKSVESFTWNITILKGQADLLKYAKNEALENLKQIHYATLSCGLNKPGTENAEISKPRRSLEVIPEKAGDENGE